A genomic window from Candidatus Pelagisphaera phototrophica includes:
- a CDS encoding glucose-6-phosphate isomerase → MSWERFTQYSFHFPEVSLAIDLSRIGLKNDDFEAFESRFAKAFQDMDALEKGEIANPDEGRMVGHYWLRDPERAPTQKLKVEIEETIEQIKQFASSVHSGQIKGQNGVFSDILVIGIGGSALGPQFVSHALGNPSKDKTRVHFFDNTDPDGMDLVLDAIGGNLGQTLSLVVSKSGGTAETRNGMLEAKTAYEKKGLNFAAHAVAITGDRSKLDTVAINENWIARFPMWDWVGGRTSVLGPVGLVPAALQGIDVDALLSGAKAIDALTRQTSIKSNPAALLALSWYHATDGKGKKDMVVLPYKDRLLLFSRYLQQLIMESLGKEFDLQGNVVNQGITVYGNKGSTDQHAYVQQLREGVPNFFVTFIEILKDRSGPSIEVEDGVTSGDFLQGFYLGTRDALSEKGRESVTITTNAVSPESVSRLIALYERAVGLYASLVGINAYHQPGVEAGKKAAGIAIDLCKAITASLQDAKGESLDAPGLAQAIGQSAEAELVYKLATHLAANGTSGIRKSSSGAWHEATFSVSE, encoded by the coding sequence ATGTCTTGGGAACGATTCACACAATACTCATTTCATTTTCCGGAAGTCAGCCTAGCTATCGATCTCAGCCGGATCGGATTGAAGAATGACGACTTCGAAGCATTCGAATCGCGATTCGCAAAGGCGTTTCAAGATATGGACGCTTTGGAAAAAGGCGAAATCGCCAACCCAGACGAGGGAAGAATGGTGGGGCACTACTGGCTTAGAGACCCGGAACGGGCCCCTACGCAAAAGCTGAAAGTCGAGATTGAGGAGACAATTGAACAAATTAAGCAATTCGCTTCAAGCGTCCACTCAGGGCAAATCAAAGGCCAAAACGGAGTCTTTTCGGACATCTTGGTCATCGGTATCGGAGGATCCGCATTGGGACCTCAGTTTGTAAGCCACGCTCTCGGGAATCCTTCCAAAGACAAGACGCGTGTTCACTTCTTCGATAATACTGATCCCGATGGAATGGACCTTGTCCTTGATGCTATCGGGGGAAATCTTGGCCAGACGCTCAGCCTGGTTGTCTCTAAATCTGGTGGAACTGCCGAAACAAGAAACGGCATGCTAGAGGCGAAAACGGCCTACGAAAAGAAAGGTCTTAATTTCGCCGCCCACGCAGTCGCAATCACGGGCGATAGAAGCAAGCTGGATACAGTCGCCATAAACGAAAACTGGATCGCCAGATTTCCGATGTGGGACTGGGTCGGTGGACGCACCTCCGTGCTGGGTCCGGTAGGACTCGTACCGGCCGCACTCCAGGGAATCGATGTCGACGCATTGCTATCTGGGGCAAAGGCCATCGACGCACTGACCCGCCAGACTTCGATCAAGAGCAATCCCGCTGCCCTGCTCGCCCTATCCTGGTACCATGCAACCGATGGCAAAGGGAAAAAAGACATGGTCGTGCTTCCCTATAAAGACCGCCTTCTCCTTTTTTCACGCTACCTCCAGCAGCTCATTATGGAGAGTTTAGGGAAAGAATTCGATCTACAGGGGAATGTGGTAAACCAAGGAATTACCGTCTATGGAAACAAAGGCTCCACCGACCAACACGCTTATGTTCAGCAGCTCCGAGAGGGTGTTCCGAATTTCTTCGTCACCTTCATCGAAATCCTTAAAGATCGCTCCGGGCCCTCCATCGAAGTGGAGGACGGCGTCACCTCCGGAGACTTTCTTCAAGGGTTTTATCTCGGTACGAGAGACGCCCTCAGTGAGAAAGGACGGGAATCGGTTACGATCACGACTAACGCGGTTAGCCCAGAATCGGTGAGCCGCCTCATAGCGCTGTATGAACGAGCTGTTGGTCTTTACGCTTCTCTCGTAGGAATCAACGCCTATCACCAACCAGGAGTAGAAGCAGGCAAGAAAGCAGCTGGGATTGCGATCGATCTCTGTAAAGCCATCACGGCTTCACTCCAGGATGCCAAAGGGGAAAGCCTGGATGCGCCCGGCCTCGCTCAAGCGATTGGCCAAAGTGCAGAAGCGGAGCTCGTATACAAGCTTGCGACCCATCTCGCCGCGAACGGAACTTCCGGGATCCGGAAATCCAGTTCTGGCGCCTGGCACGAAGCGACCTTTTCAGTGTCTGAGTGA
- the pheA gene encoding prephenate dehydratase: protein MSLDDQRKRIDELDEQILNLLNERVRCAAEIGRIKHQNGGEIYVASREEQVFRKLEALNNGPLDGPAIRAIYREVMSAAIALEKPMLIAYLGPEATFTHQAAIKKFGQSIDYLATPSITDVFHTVAKGEADYGVIPIENSTGGSVLDSMDMFFDSELKICAQIFLTITQNLISQSPIDKIRKVYSKDQGILQCRDWLHVHMPKASLHNCESTTKAVQIAAEDPECAAIASSLAADLYNVPVVEKNIQDRSDNTTRFLVIGKESSGYIPSMKFKSSFLVSIKDEVGALENTLMVFAKRGLNLSKIESRPSGKIAWEYCFFIDVNGHFEEEPVGEAVSELKKMCPFVKWLGSYPDK, encoded by the coding sequence ATGAGCTTGGACGATCAGAGAAAACGGATCGACGAACTGGATGAGCAAATCCTCAACCTGCTCAATGAGCGTGTTCGCTGCGCGGCTGAAATTGGTCGGATAAAGCACCAGAATGGTGGCGAAATCTACGTCGCAAGCCGAGAGGAGCAAGTATTCCGCAAACTTGAGGCTCTGAATAATGGGCCACTCGATGGACCGGCAATAAGAGCTATCTACAGAGAGGTTATGTCAGCCGCGATCGCTCTAGAGAAGCCGATGCTAATTGCCTACCTCGGCCCAGAAGCGACTTTTACCCATCAGGCAGCGATTAAGAAATTCGGTCAGAGTATTGATTATTTGGCGACGCCTTCAATTACTGACGTGTTTCACACGGTGGCAAAAGGCGAGGCGGATTACGGTGTGATTCCGATTGAAAACTCGACCGGCGGCTCTGTGCTGGATTCGATGGACATGTTTTTCGATTCGGAGCTGAAAATTTGTGCCCAGATTTTTCTAACTATTACGCAAAATCTGATTTCGCAGTCACCAATCGACAAAATCAGGAAAGTGTACTCGAAGGACCAGGGCATCCTGCAGTGCCGGGACTGGCTTCATGTGCACATGCCAAAGGCATCTTTGCACAACTGCGAGAGCACGACCAAGGCGGTGCAAATCGCAGCGGAAGATCCGGAATGCGCGGCAATTGCGAGTTCGCTCGCAGCTGATTTGTATAACGTGCCTGTGGTCGAGAAAAACATCCAGGACCGGTCCGACAATACTACGCGATTCTTAGTGATCGGCAAGGAGTCTAGCGGATACATTCCTTCCATGAAGTTCAAAAGCAGCTTCCTCGTTTCAATTAAGGATGAGGTGGGTGCGCTTGAGAACACTCTTATGGTATTTGCCAAACGGGGACTGAATTTGAGTAAAATAGAATCTCGCCCTAGCGGAAAAATCGCTTGGGAGTACTGCTTTTTTATCGATGTAAATGGGCACTTCGAGGAAGAGCCGGTTGGGGAAGCCGTATCCGAGCTGAAGAAGATGTGTCCCTTTGTTAAGTGGCTGGGCAGCTATCCGGACAAGTAG
- a CDS encoding DUF4212 domain-containing protein, with translation MAIEYPRAYRSACLKITLGLLAIWFVVSFVGGILLRDWLDANLPSIGSAPFGFWIAQQGSIICFVLILISYAVLMNRLDNKHGYWEDK, from the coding sequence ATGGCAATCGAATATCCTCGAGCGTATAGAAGCGCCTGTCTGAAAATTACGCTTGGACTTCTCGCGATTTGGTTCGTCGTCAGCTTCGTTGGCGGAATCCTGTTGCGTGACTGGCTCGATGCGAACTTACCGTCTATCGGAAGCGCTCCCTTTGGGTTTTGGATCGCCCAGCAAGGATCTATCATCTGTTTCGTGCTGATTCTTATTTCCTATGCGGTTTTGATGAACCGCTTGGATAATAAGCACGGCTACTGGGAGGACAAATAA
- a CDS encoding Ppx/GppA phosphatase family protein yields MKPIRVGIIDIGSNSIKLQIAEGLGGTEIRHVHFEVEEVRIGEGMTKNPPVIESGAIKIGTQAVARLHSIASQHKLNQLSIVATSAVRDAHNSHKFVDSIRTATGIELRTLSGAEEANLIGKGVLQDPKLATLNDFTLSDLGGGSLEFIRFKNQVSVASHSFDLGAVRLASQFLHDRKKPVSLPQRENIENAVRTTLQRSSIQPDPGVTTAVLTGGTASILSQLAPQSGTKKRLDFVAARSIRDRVSEMDFDERIANLAVPTKRADIFPTATIILCELMQFLGCETIYFSFFNLRFGLAAEMVEAHRSANL; encoded by the coding sequence ATGAAACCTATTCGAGTCGGCATTATCGATATAGGAAGCAATTCTATAAAGCTGCAGATTGCTGAAGGCTTGGGTGGCACCGAGATTCGTCACGTTCACTTTGAAGTCGAAGAAGTACGTATTGGCGAGGGAATGACAAAAAACCCTCCTGTAATCGAATCCGGTGCGATAAAGATCGGGACTCAAGCCGTAGCCCGACTCCATTCGATCGCTTCTCAACACAAGCTAAACCAGCTTTCAATCGTTGCGACCAGCGCTGTACGAGACGCTCACAATAGCCATAAATTCGTAGACTCCATCCGGACTGCGACCGGCATAGAATTGAGAACCCTTTCAGGAGCTGAAGAAGCGAACCTTATCGGTAAAGGCGTTTTACAGGATCCAAAGCTCGCGACCCTCAATGATTTCACACTCTCTGACCTTGGTGGAGGCTCTTTAGAGTTTATTCGATTCAAGAACCAGGTTTCCGTCGCTTCCCACAGCTTCGACCTCGGCGCCGTTCGACTCGCATCACAGTTCCTTCATGACCGCAAGAAACCGGTATCCCTGCCTCAACGGGAAAATATAGAGAACGCCGTAAGAACTACACTCCAGCGATCTTCCATACAACCTGATCCTGGAGTCACCACCGCAGTGCTTACCGGAGGCACCGCGTCAATCTTATCCCAATTGGCACCTCAGTCAGGAACTAAAAAGAGACTTGATTTTGTCGCCGCCAGATCAATACGCGATCGCGTTTCTGAAATGGACTTCGATGAGAGGATAGCAAATTTAGCCGTTCCTACTAAACGAGCGGACATTTTCCCGACTGCTACCATAATCCTGTGCGAACTAATGCAGTTCCTAGGTTGCGAGACGATCTATTTTTCTTTTTTCAATCTTCGCTTCGGTCTCGCAGCTGAAATGGTAGAGGCTCACAGGTCAGCAAATCTATAA
- the scpB gene encoding SMC-Scp complex subunit ScpB, with protein MAFSLDRVLKALLFGASGPLSSKDIQKVFSKFHEQAELLPEMEVATPEEDEETNVEQPFLEAEGMPTSDVPSLVTAGQIRESIDRISAELEERDEVYRLVELHDGFVFVTSPTIGEWIRLLRDEPRPMKLTQSALETLAVIAYRQPVVRSEVEKIRGVSIDSALSRLMERDLVQIVGRAELPGRPIQYGTSEAFLEFVGVRTVEELPSSDVLSPRQIDEWLHEVSNKRHVTETEMGLPEGERADGNAEEVSGESDIEGESEEIGEVEKLEQPLEDDADREAI; from the coding sequence ATGGCATTCAGCTTAGACAGAGTATTGAAGGCGCTCCTATTCGGAGCATCTGGTCCCTTGAGCTCCAAGGACATCCAGAAGGTATTTTCCAAATTCCACGAGCAAGCCGAGCTATTGCCTGAAATGGAGGTAGCGACTCCGGAGGAAGACGAGGAGACGAATGTAGAACAGCCGTTTTTGGAAGCGGAGGGCATGCCCACTTCAGATGTGCCTTCGCTCGTGACCGCCGGTCAGATACGAGAATCGATTGACCGCATTTCCGCTGAGCTTGAAGAGCGTGACGAGGTATACCGCTTGGTAGAGCTGCACGATGGATTCGTTTTTGTGACTTCGCCCACCATCGGGGAATGGATTCGCTTGCTTCGCGACGAGCCAAGGCCGATGAAGCTAACCCAGTCGGCACTCGAAACATTGGCAGTGATTGCCTATCGCCAGCCAGTGGTTCGCTCGGAAGTGGAGAAGATCCGTGGGGTGTCGATTGACAGTGCCTTGAGCCGGCTAATGGAGCGTGACCTCGTTCAAATTGTTGGACGAGCAGAGCTTCCGGGGCGGCCGATTCAATACGGCACCAGCGAAGCGTTTCTCGAATTTGTAGGCGTGAGGACGGTGGAAGAACTGCCTTCTTCAGATGTATTGTCACCTCGTCAAATCGATGAGTGGCTCCACGAAGTATCCAACAAGCGTCACGTAACAGAAACGGAAATGGGATTGCCTGAGGGAGAGCGGGCTGATGGGAACGCAGAGGAGGTTTCAGGCGAATCTGATATTGAGGGGGAGTCGGAGGAGATCGGCGAGGTCGAGAAACTCGAGCAACCGCTCGAAGACGATGCTGATCGCGAGGCGATCTGA
- the ilvD gene encoding dihydroxy-acid dehydratase has product MTTENQNCNRPHSSVVVDGNDRAPARSMLRAVGFGDDDFKKPQIAIASTGSDLTPCNMHIDELATHATKGANEAGGKAVNFSTITISDGISMGTKGMRYSLVSREVIADSIETVVAGEGMDGLVAIGGCDKNMPGCMMAIARLNRPSVFVYGGSILPGIHKGQPTDIVSIFEAVGRHARGEIDDAELKEIESTCIPGPGSCGGMYTANSMASAIEVLGMSLPGSSAQLAVSEDKRIDCENAGRAVFHLIDQNLRPSDILTKKSFENAITTCITLGGSTNIILHLLAIAHSADVELSIDDFERLGEKVPLLADVKPFGKYNMSHLIRIGGIQPMMKILLDRGLLHGDCLTVTGKTIAENLQEVGPYPAYPNEQDIIRPWDQPIKETSHLRVLKGNLAPSGAVGKITGKEGLYFKGTAKVYENEEDSLQGILRGDVVAGDVVVIRNEGPAGGPGMREMLSPTSAVAGRGLIKEVALITDGRFSGGSHGFDVGHITPEAACGGPIGIVQNGDEIEIDATRNTISLNIPEDVYNVRMDAYQPAGAGEKRGVLGKYAKLVASASEGAVTDKYL; this is encoded by the coding sequence GTGACCACAGAAAACCAAAATTGTAATCGTCCACATTCCTCTGTCGTCGTAGACGGCAACGACCGCGCCCCCGCTCGCTCCATGCTAAGAGCCGTGGGATTTGGTGACGACGATTTCAAGAAGCCCCAGATCGCAATTGCCTCAACCGGAAGCGACTTGACGCCCTGCAACATGCATATCGACGAACTCGCTACTCACGCGACCAAAGGCGCCAACGAAGCAGGCGGCAAGGCAGTGAATTTCTCGACCATAACGATTTCCGACGGTATAAGCATGGGCACAAAAGGTATGCGCTACAGCTTGGTTTCTCGGGAAGTCATCGCGGACTCCATCGAAACGGTCGTCGCAGGTGAAGGAATGGATGGACTGGTCGCGATTGGCGGCTGCGACAAGAATATGCCTGGATGCATGATGGCGATTGCTCGTCTGAACCGTCCCTCCGTGTTCGTATATGGCGGTTCGATCCTCCCAGGCATTCATAAGGGGCAGCCAACAGATATCGTTTCCATTTTTGAAGCGGTTGGCCGGCACGCTCGTGGCGAAATTGACGATGCCGAACTTAAGGAGATTGAATCTACCTGCATACCGGGTCCCGGCTCCTGTGGAGGCATGTATACGGCCAACTCCATGGCCAGCGCGATTGAAGTCCTCGGAATGAGCCTGCCAGGTTCGAGCGCCCAGCTAGCGGTTAGTGAAGATAAACGCATCGATTGCGAGAACGCAGGCAGGGCGGTTTTCCATCTCATCGACCAAAACCTGAGACCGAGCGACATTTTAACCAAAAAGTCCTTCGAAAACGCGATCACTACCTGTATTACCCTTGGTGGATCGACCAACATAATTCTCCACCTGCTCGCTATCGCTCACTCCGCGGATGTCGAGTTGTCCATCGACGACTTCGAACGTCTCGGTGAGAAAGTCCCCCTGCTCGCCGACGTCAAGCCATTCGGCAAGTACAACATGTCCCACTTGATTCGCATTGGGGGCATTCAGCCGATGATGAAGATCCTCCTAGATCGCGGCCTACTGCATGGCGATTGCCTAACCGTTACCGGCAAGACAATCGCGGAGAACCTCCAAGAAGTAGGACCCTATCCCGCGTATCCGAACGAACAGGACATTATCCGGCCTTGGGATCAGCCCATCAAAGAAACGTCGCACCTGCGCGTCCTCAAAGGCAACCTCGCCCCGAGCGGTGCCGTTGGCAAAATCACGGGGAAGGAAGGTCTCTACTTCAAGGGTACCGCGAAAGTCTACGAAAACGAGGAAGACTCCCTGCAAGGGATCCTTCGCGGTGATGTCGTAGCGGGTGATGTAGTCGTCATTCGCAATGAGGGCCCTGCAGGCGGCCCTGGAATGCGGGAAATGCTTTCGCCGACCTCGGCCGTCGCCGGACGTGGGCTCATCAAGGAAGTAGCTCTTATCACGGATGGTCGTTTCTCCGGAGGCAGCCACGGATTCGATGTCGGCCACATCACACCGGAAGCCGCTTGTGGCGGACCGATTGGAATTGTGCAAAACGGCGACGAAATCGAGATCGACGCCACTAGAAACACGATTTCGCTGAACATTCCTGAGGATGTGTACAACGTGCGGATGGACGCGTATCAACCTGCCGGTGCGGGAGAAAAGCGTGGCGTCCTTGGCAAATATGCAAAACTAGTCGCTTCCGCTTCAGAAGGAGCCGTCACCGACAAATATCTGTAG
- the menD gene encoding 2-succinyl-5-enolpyruvyl-6-hydroxy-3-cyclohexene-1-carboxylic-acid synthase, whose amino-acid sequence MQPEFANVNELWSRIISETLCSKGVRFAVICPGSRSSPLAFAFARTEGIESISILDERSAGFFALGLAKREGLPVVLVCTSGTAAANFYPAVIEASESGVPLIVITADRPEELRGCRAGQTIVQLGMYAMYPVSQVELPIPNADLKALEGLKAVVEEQVDFSLGIPCGPVHVNTPFRDPLAPLTDRTFVSPISMDELRVLFESSSKVEEPSIELDLDEFTQSERGLILVGSPLVPVSENWVRNVARLADGLRWPVLADGLSSIRNHQSLFPRLITGYNAICRVVDGDSNLLPDRIIVVGDLPISKTLRTWLKDRNIKSQFLTPIPGEFDSNRGDSESRYYDFNRASPLVTRHSNDSFATAWQRLDAKVHQSIEGRLSRLEPVFEGSIAVAMSNCLPMGSSLFVSNSMPPRDLEFFWNPNDRRVGVYSSRGANGIDGILSTALGVAHRGEPTFLLTGDLALLHDSNGGLVSKRVEGSLTIILINNAGGGIFEMLPVSQLGEEFEEFFATDQQIDFSKWAATYDIEYMKANSLKEFEIYLGREARGGVSLIEVVTDRKRDAAERKRIFTEIASSL is encoded by the coding sequence ATGCAACCCGAATTTGCAAATGTTAACGAGCTTTGGTCTCGGATCATTTCTGAAACCCTGTGCAGTAAAGGGGTTCGCTTTGCGGTGATTTGCCCCGGGTCAAGAAGTTCTCCACTCGCGTTTGCGTTTGCCCGAACTGAAGGAATTGAATCAATTTCAATACTAGATGAACGTTCCGCCGGTTTTTTTGCCTTGGGACTCGCAAAACGAGAAGGATTACCCGTTGTCCTGGTATGTACGTCCGGGACGGCTGCGGCGAATTTCTATCCAGCTGTGATCGAGGCCTCAGAAAGTGGGGTCCCCTTGATTGTCATAACCGCGGATCGGCCTGAGGAATTGCGTGGATGCCGTGCGGGGCAAACGATTGTTCAATTGGGTATGTATGCTATGTATCCAGTCTCTCAGGTAGAATTGCCTATTCCGAATGCGGACCTAAAGGCGTTAGAAGGTCTGAAAGCAGTTGTGGAAGAACAGGTGGATTTCTCGTTGGGTATTCCCTGCGGTCCCGTTCACGTAAATACGCCTTTCCGAGACCCACTGGCGCCTCTAACTGATCGGACGTTCGTGAGTCCGATCTCAATGGATGAGCTAAGGGTCTTGTTTGAGTCCTCTTCGAAAGTCGAAGAACCCTCTATTGAATTAGACCTAGACGAATTTACCCAGTCTGAACGAGGACTCATATTAGTCGGTTCTCCTCTGGTGCCGGTTAGTGAAAATTGGGTTCGAAATGTAGCGCGACTGGCAGATGGACTTAGGTGGCCTGTACTTGCAGATGGACTCAGTTCTATCAGGAATCATCAGAGTCTGTTTCCACGCTTGATTACCGGTTACAATGCGATTTGCCGGGTCGTTGACGGAGACTCGAACCTGCTGCCTGATCGAATCATCGTGGTAGGTGATCTTCCTATCAGCAAGACCCTTCGAACCTGGTTAAAAGATCGGAATATTAAGTCTCAGTTTTTGACACCCATTCCCGGTGAGTTCGATTCAAATCGAGGTGATAGTGAGTCTAGGTATTATGACTTTAATCGAGCTTCACCGCTGGTGACGCGTCATAGCAACGATTCCTTTGCCACAGCGTGGCAACGATTAGACGCGAAGGTGCACCAGTCTATCGAAGGAAGGTTGTCTCGTCTCGAGCCAGTTTTCGAGGGTTCGATTGCGGTAGCGATGTCGAACTGTTTGCCCATGGGAAGCTCTCTATTCGTTTCTAATAGCATGCCACCACGAGATTTGGAATTTTTCTGGAATCCTAACGATCGACGTGTGGGTGTCTATTCCTCTCGAGGGGCGAATGGGATAGATGGTATTCTATCAACGGCTCTCGGAGTAGCGCATCGAGGTGAGCCGACTTTTCTTCTAACAGGAGATCTTGCCCTACTTCATGATAGCAACGGAGGATTGGTAAGTAAGCGAGTCGAAGGGTCGCTGACGATTATATTGATAAATAACGCTGGGGGAGGCATTTTTGAAATGCTTCCTGTTAGTCAGCTTGGAGAAGAGTTCGAAGAGTTTTTTGCGACAGACCAGCAGATCGATTTTTCGAAATGGGCTGCGACTTACGATATTGAATACATGAAAGCCAATAGCCTCAAGGAATTTGAGATATATTTAGGAAGAGAAGCTCGAGGAGGGGTTAGCCTGATTGAGGTCGTTACAGACCGCAAACGAGACGCCGCGGAACGAAAACGGATCTTCACGGAAATCGCTAGTAGTTTATAG
- a CDS encoding isochorismate synthase: MDTLPLDLSQSPTETALETFLNGCRQRAILKSHPQLVSISVASDLLDPLAVLESIYDPSEPHFYVERPLEGVALAGAEVAIHSASRSGDRFESAKAFITDTLDNAVAVGDVTLPFFGPHFFCGFTFFDEVGEGEAFPPATVFVPSWQVSVKRGVCVATANALVEECSDIESISKRIWNANTKIKSFDYRAVDVSANESRRPEWRMEEASEEDDFSDSVGRAIKEIDSEVFEKIVLARARDLRANQVFHPLEILNAMRDRYPDCYSFSFANGEGQSFIGASPERLVKVEDKEFAADALAGSAPRGLSAREDARLGSELLNSEKDRYEQKVVLDSICRRLESLGTEIRLEKEPALKRLSNVQHLYNEVSGKLLEGTSLLDFVEQLHPSPAVGGSPRGRACERISHYEGFARGLYAGPIGWVDSNLEGEFLVAIRSALIDGDTARLYAGVGIVKGSVPEKELQETNLKFKALLENLV; this comes from the coding sequence GTGGATACGCTCCCGTTAGACCTTTCTCAGTCCCCGACAGAGACCGCACTTGAGACGTTTCTAAACGGCTGCCGTCAGCGAGCTATTCTGAAGAGTCATCCTCAGCTGGTGAGTATTTCGGTTGCTTCGGATTTACTTGATCCATTGGCAGTGCTCGAGTCGATTTATGACCCTAGCGAGCCGCACTTCTATGTAGAGAGACCCTTGGAAGGCGTGGCTTTGGCAGGAGCAGAAGTGGCAATCCATTCGGCGTCCCGTTCTGGTGATCGGTTTGAATCTGCAAAGGCTTTCATTACCGATACCTTGGACAATGCGGTCGCCGTAGGAGATGTCACTCTTCCTTTTTTTGGGCCACACTTCTTTTGCGGTTTCACGTTTTTTGATGAGGTGGGGGAGGGGGAGGCTTTTCCGCCTGCGACCGTGTTTGTACCCTCATGGCAGGTGAGCGTTAAAAGGGGAGTATGTGTCGCAACCGCGAACGCGCTGGTTGAGGAATGTAGCGATATTGAGTCGATTTCAAAACGTATATGGAATGCCAATACGAAAATCAAGTCGTTTGACTATCGGGCGGTTGATGTGTCTGCGAACGAGTCTAGACGTCCGGAATGGCGGATGGAGGAGGCGAGTGAAGAAGATGACTTTAGTGATTCTGTAGGTCGGGCTATCAAGGAAATCGATTCCGAGGTATTTGAGAAAATCGTACTAGCTCGAGCCCGGGATTTGAGAGCTAATCAGGTATTTCATCCACTCGAGATTCTCAACGCGATGCGTGACCGCTACCCTGATTGTTATTCTTTCTCGTTTGCTAATGGGGAAGGTCAAAGTTTTATTGGCGCGAGTCCTGAGCGTCTGGTGAAAGTCGAGGACAAAGAGTTTGCTGCAGACGCCCTAGCAGGGTCGGCCCCTCGGGGTCTGTCTGCGAGGGAGGATGCGAGATTGGGATCGGAGCTGTTGAATAGCGAAAAAGATCGGTACGAACAGAAAGTGGTTTTGGACTCGATTTGTCGGCGTCTTGAATCCTTAGGCACTGAAATTCGATTAGAAAAGGAGCCAGCCTTAAAGCGACTCAGTAATGTGCAGCATCTTTACAACGAGGTGAGTGGAAAGCTGCTTGAGGGTACGAGTCTCTTGGATTTTGTGGAGCAGCTTCATCCGTCGCCCGCTGTAGGCGGCTCACCGAGAGGGCGAGCCTGTGAAAGAATTTCTCATTATGAAGGTTTTGCTAGGGGACTGTATGCAGGACCGATTGGGTGGGTGGACAGTAATTTGGAAGGCGAATTCCTTGTGGCCATTCGTTCGGCTTTGATTGATGGCGACACTGCTAGGTTGTATGCTGGAGTTGGGATCGTAAAGGGATCTGTTCCAGAGAAAGAGCTGCAGGAAACGAACTTGAAGTTCAAAGCCCTGTTGGAGAATCTCGTTTAG
- the rsmI gene encoding 16S rRNA (cytidine(1402)-2'-O)-methyltransferase translates to MEGVNQSLTPEPGSLYVVATPIGNLADLTERARSLLEKVSFVACEDTRVSGGMLSKLGIKNRLVSYHDKNERTMAISIADRLANGESVALISDAGTPAVSDPGFRLTRQCHVLSIPVIPVPGPCAATTILSASGLPSDGFLFVGFLPPKSAARKRFLESHIDSPYTIILYESCHRIEKLMAEMLEILGPDRFVCIGRELTKRFESITTGALASVAETFKTSSKKGEFAVVIAPRKFVL, encoded by the coding sequence ATGGAAGGCGTAAATCAGTCACTCACGCCTGAACCAGGCTCGCTTTACGTCGTCGCCACGCCCATCGGGAACCTAGCAGACCTGACCGAGCGAGCCCGCTCCTTGCTGGAAAAAGTCTCATTTGTCGCCTGTGAAGACACACGCGTCTCCGGCGGTATGCTCTCAAAATTGGGAATCAAGAATCGGCTGGTTTCCTATCACGACAAAAATGAGCGCACCATGGCGATATCAATCGCCGACCGGCTAGCGAACGGAGAATCGGTTGCCCTCATTTCCGACGCAGGAACTCCTGCCGTGAGCGATCCGGGGTTTCGCTTAACTCGCCAATGTCACGTGCTATCTATACCCGTTATTCCCGTTCCGGGCCCTTGTGCCGCCACAACCATCCTTTCTGCGAGCGGCCTCCCTTCCGACGGTTTTCTTTTTGTGGGATTCCTCCCTCCTAAAAGCGCCGCACGAAAGCGCTTTCTCGAAAGCCACATCGATTCCCCATATACGATAATCCTCTATGAATCCTGTCATCGTATCGAAAAACTCATGGCCGAAATGCTAGAAATCCTCGGGCCGGATCGTTTCGTTTGCATTGGGAGAGAACTGACCAAGCGATTCGAATCCATCACAACCGGCGCCTTGGCCTCTGTTGCCGAGACCTTTAAAACCTCGAGTAAGAAAGGCGAATTTGCGGTGGTGATTGCCCCGCGGAAATTTGTCCTTTAG